In Hamadaea flava, a genomic segment contains:
- a CDS encoding LamG-like jellyroll fold domain-containing protein, whose protein sequence is MKRFRLLLGSGAGLLAVLVATAPAPASPTAAPRTPDQRRAAGEAVTLRYAFDAGLADPIWDADRTLRLHPVGVMGGVLTTKARAGTVAAGFPPGCSGDEAECPRVILESDPVPWLNPAQADVSWGAQVLLDPRNTSDGENVVQKGFSTQGTQYKLQVDHFGGLPSCVVAGLVVGVNRIYVAQWRRTVADGAWHRLDCVRRTTGLALFVDGELRASTAIPAQLSVVNSDPLRLGGKGIGPWNDQFHGLLDDVYVTVG, encoded by the coding sequence ATGAAGCGTTTCCGTCTCCTACTGGGCAGCGGAGCCGGCCTGCTGGCCGTGCTTGTCGCGACTGCCCCGGCCCCCGCCAGCCCGACGGCCGCCCCCCGAACCCCCGATCAGCGGCGTGCCGCCGGCGAGGCTGTCACTCTCCGGTACGCCTTCGACGCCGGCTTGGCCGATCCGATCTGGGACGCCGACCGGACCCTGCGGTTGCACCCGGTCGGCGTGATGGGCGGCGTCCTGACCACCAAGGCCCGGGCCGGCACGGTGGCGGCCGGATTTCCGCCGGGCTGTTCGGGGGACGAGGCCGAGTGCCCCCGGGTCATCCTGGAGAGCGACCCGGTACCGTGGCTTAATCCGGCCCAGGCCGACGTCTCATGGGGCGCGCAGGTGCTGCTGGATCCGCGGAACACCAGCGACGGCGAGAACGTCGTGCAGAAGGGCTTCTCGACCCAGGGTACGCAGTACAAACTTCAAGTGGATCACTTCGGCGGCCTGCCGAGCTGTGTCGTCGCCGGGCTGGTCGTCGGCGTCAACCGCATCTACGTCGCACAGTGGCGTCGCACCGTCGCCGACGGCGCCTGGCATCGCCTGGATTGCGTACGCCGAACCACCGGACTGGCGTTGTTCGTAGACGGTGAATTGCGGGCGAGTACCGCGATTCCCGCACAATTGTCTGTTGTGAACTCCGATCCGCTCCGGTTGGGCGGCAAGGGGATCGGGCCCTGGAACGACCAATTTCACGGTTTGCTGGACGATGTCTACGTCACGGTCGGTTAG
- a CDS encoding GNAT family N-acetyltransferase, producing the protein MLVAHLPLYGLRVRTPDLELRLADLAELARLGDAAAAGIHDPDVLPFMHPWTQEPDVGRRVILGALAELGQWRPDDWSLGLVAFHDGEPIGRQILSAKEYAVTREVRTWSWMGRSFHGQGLGTQMRAAVLALAFDGLGALSACSAAFLDNHSSLRVSEKLGYQPDGVQVDAVRGRPTISRRLRLTRERWALHSRVPVEIEGLDPCLEMFGLG; encoded by the coding sequence GTGCTGGTAGCTCATCTCCCGCTGTACGGCTTACGGGTGCGTACGCCTGATCTGGAACTCCGGTTGGCCGACTTGGCGGAACTCGCCCGTCTGGGGGACGCCGCCGCGGCGGGCATCCACGACCCGGACGTCCTGCCGTTCATGCATCCGTGGACCCAGGAGCCCGACGTCGGCCGGCGGGTGATCCTCGGCGCGCTCGCCGAACTCGGCCAATGGCGGCCCGACGACTGGAGCCTCGGGCTGGTCGCCTTCCACGACGGCGAGCCGATCGGGCGGCAGATCCTGAGCGCCAAGGAGTACGCCGTCACGCGCGAAGTGCGTACGTGGTCCTGGATGGGACGAAGCTTCCACGGCCAGGGCCTCGGCACCCAGATGCGGGCAGCGGTCCTCGCGCTGGCCTTCGACGGCCTCGGCGCGTTGAGCGCCTGCTCGGCCGCCTTCCTGGACAACCACTCGTCGCTGCGGGTCTCGGAGAAGCTGGGCTACCAGCCCGACGGCGTCCAGGTCGACGCGGTACGCGGCCGGCCGACGATCTCGCGGCGGCTGCGACTCACCCGCGAGCGCTGGGCGCTGCATTCCCGCGTACCAGTGGAGATCGAGGGTTTGGACCCTTGTCTGGAGATGTTCGGGCTGGGCTAG
- a CDS encoding C40 family peptidase, protein MASQSTRKKRALITLVLSAVATMGMLLSSEAVRADPSVSALEQQIDDAWNKLEPVLEQHNDTKEKLTAERKRLEGLKKQLDPLELELHVATARVGEFAAYLYTGGSTTELNALLSAKSPTDVTDQLVLLDQFSRIQQDKLSDVIAKRDDLTAKKKPIDDKITALAEAEKKLNDQAKTLNGQIKTLQDQVQKLYATTGGLGSLRPAPCPSTYPGGKAATAVQYACRQISKPYVWGADGPGSFDCSGLTMAAWKAAGISLPHNAKSQWNSVQHVSRANLRIGDLVFYYSDIHHVGMFVGNGWIVHASRAGVPIMMRKIDAAPIYGYGRPYGS, encoded by the coding sequence GTGGCCAGCCAATCCACCCGCAAGAAACGTGCCCTGATCACGCTCGTGCTCTCCGCCGTCGCCACGATGGGGATGTTGCTCAGCAGCGAGGCCGTCCGGGCGGACCCGTCGGTCAGCGCGCTGGAACAGCAGATCGACGACGCCTGGAACAAACTCGAGCCCGTGCTGGAGCAGCACAACGACACCAAGGAAAAGCTCACCGCCGAGCGCAAGCGCCTCGAGGGCCTGAAGAAGCAGCTCGATCCGCTGGAGCTGGAGCTGCACGTCGCGACCGCGCGCGTCGGCGAGTTCGCCGCCTACCTGTACACCGGTGGCAGCACGACCGAGCTGAACGCCCTGCTCTCGGCCAAGTCCCCGACCGACGTCACGGACCAGCTGGTGCTGCTCGACCAGTTCTCCCGCATCCAGCAGGACAAACTGTCGGATGTCATCGCTAAGCGCGATGACCTGACAGCCAAGAAGAAGCCGATCGACGACAAGATCACCGCGCTGGCCGAGGCCGAGAAGAAGCTCAACGACCAGGCCAAGACGCTCAACGGCCAGATCAAGACGCTGCAGGATCAGGTCCAGAAGTTGTACGCGACCACTGGCGGTCTGGGCTCGCTGCGTCCCGCGCCGTGCCCGTCGACCTATCCGGGCGGCAAGGCGGCCACGGCCGTCCAGTACGCCTGCCGCCAGATCAGCAAGCCCTACGTCTGGGGCGCCGACGGACCCGGTTCGTTCGACTGCTCGGGCCTGACGATGGCGGCGTGGAAGGCGGCCGGCATCTCCCTGCCGCACAACGCGAAGTCGCAGTGGAACTCGGTGCAGCACGTGTCGCGCGCGAACCTGCGCATCGGCGATCTCGTCTTCTACTACTCCGACATCCACCATGTCGGCATGTTCGTCGGCAACGGCTGGATCGTGCACGCGTCCAGAGCCGGCGTACCGATCATGATGCGGAAGATCGACGCCGCACCGATCTACGGCTACGGCCGGCCCTACGGCAGCTGA
- a CDS encoding zinc metalloprotease, which translates to MADAGRTPRKRVAGLAVVAAAAFVLNASPVALGAFAATSAACYDPVASGAASAKAKPGSVGKVDPNELTAAQTDAREKETNALLKGKGKTPGTVTAAATITIPVIVHVVSSDGTRANGNIPDNLIAAQLDVLNKSYAGVYGGTSTAFQFQLVKVNRVVNPAWYPIVYGSQGEKAMKAALREGDAGTLNIYTGLLSDDLLGWATFPTRKLSTSDGVVILAESVPGGTATPYNEGDTATHEVGHWLNLYHTFQGGCSKQNDKVSDTPAEASAAFGCPVARDTCTASGVDPIHNFMDYTDDACMYEFTAGQAQRMLDGWTAYRG; encoded by the coding sequence ATGGCAGACGCAGGGCGTACGCCCAGGAAGCGTGTGGCCGGACTAGCGGTGGTCGCGGCGGCCGCCTTCGTGCTCAACGCATCGCCTGTGGCGTTGGGCGCGTTCGCGGCGACGTCGGCGGCGTGCTACGACCCGGTCGCCAGCGGTGCGGCCAGCGCCAAGGCGAAGCCCGGCAGCGTCGGCAAGGTCGACCCGAACGAGTTGACCGCCGCGCAGACCGATGCCCGTGAGAAGGAGACCAACGCCCTGCTGAAGGGCAAGGGTAAGACGCCGGGCACGGTCACGGCCGCCGCGACGATCACCATCCCGGTGATCGTCCACGTGGTCAGCTCGGACGGCACGCGGGCCAATGGCAACATCCCCGACAATCTGATCGCCGCCCAGCTCGACGTGCTCAACAAGTCGTACGCGGGCGTCTACGGCGGTACGTCGACGGCCTTCCAGTTCCAGCTGGTGAAGGTGAACCGCGTCGTCAACCCGGCGTGGTACCCGATCGTCTACGGCTCGCAGGGCGAGAAGGCGATGAAGGCGGCGCTGCGTGAGGGCGACGCTGGCACGCTCAACATCTACACTGGTCTGCTCAGCGACGACCTGCTCGGCTGGGCGACCTTCCCGACCAGGAAGCTGTCCACTTCGGATGGCGTGGTGATCCTGGCCGAGTCGGTCCCGGGTGGCACCGCGACGCCCTACAACGAGGGTGACACGGCGACGCACGAGGTCGGCCACTGGCTGAACCTCTACCACACCTTCCAGGGCGGCTGCTCCAAGCAGAACGACAAGGTCTCCGACACCCCGGCCGAGGCGTCGGCGGCGTTCGGCTGCCCGGTCGCCCGCGACACCTGCACGGCGTCGGGCGTCGACCCGATCCACAACTTCATGGATTACACCGACGACGCCTGCATGTACGAGTTCACCGCGGGCCAGGCCCAGCGGATGCTCGACGGGTGGACCGCGTACCGGGGCTGA
- a CDS encoding C40 family peptidase, with protein MPHPRTLYRGLITALGVLLIGLVPSTVYAAPSVAEIEKQINEAWEKLEPAIEQYNKVHNELTKNQKKARDLQKKIAPLSLQVSVSLGQVADMASAYYMTGPASRLTGLLNAKSPDQFLDQLTTLEQISQTQQLAIAGVAAQRDVYDGQKSQLDQLIATLGQQDAALAAQKKSIQAEMDRLQKLRIQAYGSSTVGGSLRIGVCPPVLPGGARATAVKKACALIGKPYVWGSDGPNSYDCSGLTKAAWAAAGKSLEHYTGAQWNESHYVSRANLQPGDLVFFYSDHHHVGIYIGNGLMVHAPHSGDYVRMAYISNMPISPSGTRSVL; from the coding sequence GTGCCTCACCCCCGCACTCTCTACCGTGGACTCATCACGGCCCTTGGCGTGCTGCTGATCGGACTGGTCCCCTCGACCGTCTACGCCGCGCCCAGCGTGGCCGAGATCGAGAAGCAGATCAACGAGGCCTGGGAGAAGCTCGAACCGGCGATCGAGCAGTACAACAAGGTCCACAACGAGCTGACCAAGAACCAGAAGAAGGCTCGGGACCTGCAGAAGAAGATCGCCCCGCTGAGCCTCCAGGTATCGGTCTCGCTCGGCCAGGTCGCCGACATGGCGAGCGCCTACTACATGACCGGGCCGGCTTCGCGGCTGACGGGACTGTTGAACGCGAAGTCGCCGGACCAGTTCCTCGACCAGCTCACGACGCTGGAGCAGATTTCGCAGACGCAGCAGCTGGCGATCGCGGGGGTCGCGGCGCAGCGAGACGTCTACGACGGGCAGAAGTCCCAGCTCGATCAGCTCATCGCCACCCTCGGCCAGCAGGACGCGGCGTTGGCGGCTCAGAAGAAGTCCATCCAGGCTGAGATGGACCGGCTGCAGAAGCTGCGCATCCAGGCGTACGGGTCGTCGACGGTCGGCGGCAGCCTCCGGATCGGGGTGTGCCCGCCGGTGCTGCCGGGCGGCGCACGGGCCACCGCGGTGAAGAAGGCCTGCGCGCTCATCGGTAAGCCGTACGTGTGGGGCTCGGACGGGCCCAACTCCTACGACTGCTCGGGTCTGACCAAGGCGGCGTGGGCGGCGGCCGGCAAGAGCCTGGAGCACTACACCGGAGCCCAGTGGAACGAGTCCCATTACGTGAGCCGGGCCAACTTACAACCCGGTGACCTGGTGTTCTTCTATTCCGATCATCACCACGTCGGCATATACATCGGTAACGGGCTCATGGTCCACGCCCCGCACAGCGGTGACTACGTGCGAATGGCGTACATATCGAATATGCCGATCAGCCCGAGTGGGACTCGTTCCGTGCTTTAA
- the dcd gene encoding dCTP deaminase yields MLLSDRDLVAELKAGSLVLDPFEPDLIQPSSIDVRLDRHFRVFNNHLYTHIDPAVQQDDLTACVEVDDDQPFVLHPGEFVLASTLEVVTLGEQLAGRLEGKSSLGRLGLLTHSTAGFIDPGFSGHVTLELSNVANLPIKLWPGMKIGQLCLFRLSSPAEHPYGSSVYGSRYQGQRGPTPSRSWQNWRTWPTR; encoded by the coding sequence GTGCTGCTCTCCGACCGTGATCTCGTTGCCGAGCTGAAGGCCGGCAGTCTGGTCCTCGACCCCTTCGAGCCGGACCTGATTCAGCCGTCGAGCATCGACGTCCGGCTCGACCGGCATTTCCGGGTCTTCAACAACCACCTCTACACCCACATCGATCCGGCCGTCCAGCAGGACGACCTGACCGCCTGCGTCGAGGTGGACGACGACCAGCCGTTCGTCCTGCACCCGGGCGAGTTCGTGCTGGCCTCGACCCTCGAGGTGGTCACCCTCGGCGAGCAGCTGGCGGGCCGGCTGGAGGGCAAGTCGTCCCTCGGCCGCCTCGGCCTGCTCACCCACTCGACCGCCGGCTTCATCGACCCCGGCTTCTCCGGCCACGTCACGCTCGAACTGTCGAACGTGGCCAACCTCCCGATCAAGCTCTGGCCCGGGATGAAGATCGGCCAGCTCTGCCTCTTCCGGCTCTCGTCGCCGGCTGAGCATCCCTACGGCTCGTCCGTCTACGGCTCGCGCTACCAAGGGCAGCGCGGCCCGACGCCGAGCCGCTCGTGGCAGAACTGGCGGACCTGGCCCACGCGCTAG
- a CDS encoding pyridoxamine 5'-phosphate oxidase family protein, with translation MASWTQFAAASPRLAAQIRALFHQYGPGLGYLATVRSDGGPRVHPVSPLITEEGVYCFLIDSPKRRDLERDGRYALHAFPAEETDVEAYLTGTARPVEDPAVIARIAARAGADDSVDWRLFELQVEVAMMHSPMGPTSDGRARSGVAQVWRESPPERRSPRRRGWRRGHVPAVLRDVIAA, from the coding sequence ATGGCTTCCTGGACGCAGTTCGCCGCGGCCTCTCCCCGGCTCGCCGCGCAGATCCGTGCGCTGTTCCACCAGTACGGCCCGGGACTGGGCTATCTCGCCACGGTCCGGTCCGACGGCGGCCCGCGGGTGCACCCGGTCTCTCCGCTCATCACCGAGGAGGGTGTGTACTGCTTCCTCATCGACTCGCCGAAACGCCGGGACCTCGAACGCGACGGGCGATACGCGCTGCACGCGTTCCCGGCGGAGGAGACCGACGTCGAGGCGTACCTGACCGGGACGGCCCGGCCGGTCGAGGACCCGGCGGTCATCGCCCGGATCGCCGCCCGCGCCGGTGCCGACGACTCCGTCGACTGGCGGCTGTTCGAACTGCAGGTCGAGGTCGCGATGATGCACTCGCCCATGGGTCCGACCAGCGACGGACGAGCCCGATCCGGCGTCGCGCAGGTGTGGCGCGAGTCGCCGCCCGAACGTCGAAGCCCGCGCCGCCGAGGATGGCGACGCGGGCATGTCCCCGCGGTGCTACGGGATGTGATCGCGGCCTGA
- a CDS encoding DUF998 domain-containing protein, producing MNRLSLALFGLFLSAFLIVAGHLDGNGLSPWVHTISDYAAADRGGAVETGMGLAALATLALLPSVYRSNRLAAVLLSVWSGALLVATVVPTDPAGEALSPTGYLHRYASTVAFAALLAAGLRLGFRRLTGVGVAGGVAMLASTYLFHRYAIGLTERVMAAAELSMLIALTWNLLRASVRSYAPSYATTAVPARA from the coding sequence ATGAATCGCCTGTCGCTCGCCCTGTTCGGGCTGTTCCTGTCCGCTTTCCTCATCGTGGCCGGCCACCTCGACGGCAACGGCCTGTCGCCGTGGGTCCACACCATCAGCGACTACGCCGCCGCCGATCGCGGCGGCGCGGTGGAGACCGGGATGGGCCTGGCCGCGCTCGCCACGCTGGCCTTGCTGCCGTCGGTCTACCGGTCGAACCGGCTGGCCGCCGTCCTACTGAGCGTCTGGAGCGGCGCTCTCCTGGTCGCCACCGTCGTGCCCACCGACCCGGCTGGCGAGGCGCTGAGCCCGACCGGCTACCTCCACCGGTACGCCTCCACAGTGGCCTTCGCGGCGCTGCTCGCCGCCGGGCTGCGCCTCGGCTTCCGCCGGCTCACCGGCGTCGGTGTGGCCGGCGGGGTGGCCATGCTCGCCTCGACCTACCTCTTCCACCGGTACGCCATCGGCCTCACCGAGCGCGTCATGGCCGCCGCCGAGTTGAGCATGCTCATCGCCCTGACGTGGAACCTGCTGCGCGCCTCGGTCCGGTCGTACGCACCCTCCTACGCCACCACGGCCGTCCCCGCCCGTGCCTGA
- a CDS encoding hemolysin family protein: protein MLVLLLGNGFFVGAEFALIASRRTVLEPKATTSRRARLALTAMGQIPLMIAGAQLGIQICSILLGAIAEPAIAHLLEAPFELVNLPEQLVHPVSFVIALAIVVYLHTVLGEMVPKNITLAGPEASVVWLGPPMLLFCTVTKPLLLVMKWLSRRVLKLWRIDAVDSVKSVFTAEELAGLVTQARSEGLLDPEQHARISGALAMHQRTAADALRPWTEVDLVTDDTSPASLEVLATRTGRSRFPVVQRLNRRVLGFVHIKDVIGMSGAARRAPIPSDVIRPLAVVPPERSLAELLLAMRRERRHMVLVSDGQRPLGVVTLDDVLAAVSGR from the coding sequence ATGCTCGTGTTGCTGCTCGGCAACGGGTTCTTCGTCGGCGCCGAGTTCGCCCTGATCGCCTCGCGGCGTACCGTGCTGGAGCCGAAGGCGACCACGTCCCGGCGCGCCCGGTTGGCGTTGACCGCGATGGGCCAGATCCCGCTGATGATCGCGGGCGCGCAGCTCGGCATCCAGATCTGCTCGATCCTCCTCGGCGCGATCGCCGAGCCGGCCATCGCCCACCTGCTCGAAGCGCCGTTCGAGCTGGTCAATCTGCCGGAGCAGCTGGTGCATCCGGTTTCCTTCGTGATCGCGCTGGCGATCGTCGTCTACCTGCATACGGTGCTCGGCGAGATGGTGCCGAAGAACATCACGCTGGCCGGGCCGGAGGCGTCCGTGGTCTGGCTCGGGCCGCCGATGCTGCTCTTCTGCACGGTGACCAAGCCGCTGCTGCTGGTCATGAAGTGGCTGTCCCGGCGCGTCCTCAAACTCTGGCGGATCGACGCGGTGGACTCGGTGAAGTCGGTCTTCACCGCCGAGGAGTTGGCCGGCCTGGTCACCCAGGCCCGCTCGGAAGGGCTGCTCGATCCGGAGCAGCACGCGCGGATCTCCGGCGCGCTGGCGATGCATCAGCGTACGGCGGCCGACGCTTTGCGTCCGTGGACCGAGGTCGACCTGGTCACCGACGACACGTCGCCCGCCTCGCTCGAGGTGCTCGCCACCCGGACCGGCCGGTCCCGATTCCCGGTCGTGCAGCGGCTCAACCGCCGCGTCCTCGGCTTCGTCCACATCAAGGACGTGATCGGGATGAGCGGGGCGGCCCGGCGGGCGCCCATCCCGTCCGACGTGATCCGGCCGCTCGCCGTCGTGCCACCCGAGCGCAGTCTCGCCGAGCTGTTGCTCGCGATGCGTCGCGAACGTCGCCACATGGTGCTGGTCAGCGACGGTCAGCGACCGCTCGGCGTGGTCACCCTGGACGACGTGCTGGCGGCGGTTTCGGGTCGCTGA